CAGATCGACCACGATCCCGTAGGCGGTCCGCTCCGTGACGTGTAGTTCGGCCGCCAGGTCCTTGAGGCGGGCGTCCGGCCGCTCCGCGATGAAGAAGAGCACCCTCGCGTGGTTCGTGAAGAACCGCCATTCGCCCATGGGTTCACTCTAACGCATTATTGGAAAAAAATTGCTGGTTCTTGAATTCCAGAGTATGGTGGGGGACGCGGTCCGACCGGGCCGCACCGAAGATCCCGTCTCCCCCGCGTCAGCCGAGGGGCCGAGGTCCAACACGGAGGGGAGACACATGGACCATGCGCCTGCAAGCGCCCGGAGCCCGGGACCCGAACGCCTGAAACCCACTGACCCAGGGCCGCCGGGTAGGAGCAGTCGCTCCACGGCGCGGATACTACTCACCGGCGCGCTGGCGTCAGCTTGCGTTGCGGTGATCCTCGGAGCCACGGGTGGGTCCGCGGTCGCGGACACCACCATGCCTCAGCGAACCTGGCCCACGGACGCGGCCGAAACCGCGGGGGCCATCCGTTCCTCGCCCGCAGGTCGTGCACCGTCGGTCGCCGAGGCCCGTTCGTCGGCACTGGAGGCGGTGGCCGCGGTCCGTTCTGGCACCAGCCGTGCCGCCTCCCGGCCCATGCCGGAGCGGGCGGCGTTCCGCTCCGACATCGCGGCGGCGATCGAGGAGGCCTCCGTATCGACGCCGCAGGGGACGACGGCCACGGCCACGAGCACCACGTCGGACGCCTCCGGTACCTCTGGATCGGGTTCGGCGCCGAGCCGAGATGCTCCCATCGGCACGGCCGACGTGGCTCCTGCTTCGTCTCACGACGTGAACCAGTGCAACCCTCCCGAGTTCCCCGGAGCTACTGCCGGGTGGGAGATCACCTGCGAGGTCACGATCGAGAACACGGTGACGGCCGAGGGGGAGACATCTTCAAAGGTGACAACGCGGAGCTGCCTCGCAGCGGCGGGCGTGACACCTCCGTTCGGCTGCACGACCTCCGTCACCGAATCGGACGAACTGACGACCAAGGTCGACCAGTGCAACGGGGTGGCCACCGGGGGCGGCAGCAACGTGACGTGCCACGTCACGGTCATCAACGATGTCCCGGCCGGGACGCCGACCGTGCCGGTAACCGTGAACCAGTGCAACGGCTCCGGAGAGGGCGGGGTCGATCCCGCTGGCGATCCTCTGGCGTGCTCGGGGCCGGCCGAGCAAGACACGACGGATGCATCCGTGAACCAGTGCAACGGTTCGGCGAACGGGGGCGGGGCCCCCGGACGCGTGAACTGCTCGGTCGAGGGTGACGTGTCTGCCGTGCCGCTGGACATCGACCAGTGCAACGGCTCGGCCAACGATGGGGGCGGCACCGTCAACTGCTCTGTGACCGTCGTGAACCGATACGGCGGTCCGGGAACGGGTCCGGGAACGGGTCCGGGTACCGGTCCGGGTACCGGTCCGGGAACGGGTCCGGGTACGGGTCCGGGTACCGGTCCGGGAACGGGTCCGGGTACCGGTCCGGGAACGGGTCCGGGAACGGGTCCGGGAACCGGTCCGGGCAACCGCCCTGGACAGGATCCGGCAGACGGTCTCGGCTCCGGCGCAGAGGTGTCGGGCTCGCCCGTCGCGTTCGTCACCCCCGCAGAGGTGACGACGGCGCAGGCCGGGGGCAGTCGGTTGAGCGCCGCGAGCACCGACCTCACCCTCTCGCGCGCGCACGAACGCTCGACCCTGCCCGCCACGGGGGCCGATACGGCGACGATCCTGCTACTGGCCGTGTCGGCACTCATGCTCGGCGCCCTTCTGACGCTGATCTCACGATCCGCGGGCAGGATCGGTACGGGTCGATAGGAGGTACGAGGGGGGTACGGCCAGCGAGCCGTGCCTCCCTCCTGCTCCTCCCGCTCAGCGGCCAGCGACCCCTACGTCGCGGGCGGGCGGCCGAGGCGCACGCGCTCCCCGTAGGGCGACGGTGGCCTTCGAACTCTGGCACCCCCAACGACCTCGAGGCCCAGTGGTCGTCCGCCGCAACGTCGCGACGGATGGCCTCGGGTCGGTGCGGGCGATCTGGATCTGGCGGCCCGTGCCGTCGCAACGCTCGAAGAGCCCGCTTCAGCTCCTCGGGCTCGAGCGCGCTGGACGGTCCGGCTCAGGACGCGGGGACGAGCCCGCTGCCGTTGGAGCTGACGAACCCCGCCAGATCGAAGACCCGGCGCAAGTGCGGAGAGGCGCCCCTGACCTCGAGGCGCGCGCCTCGACGGGCGGCCGCGGTGCCCGCCCGGTGGATGAGCCCGATGTTGGAGCAATCGATGAAGGTGAGCCCCGAGAGATCGAGCACGATGCGGGGGACCCCCCGTCGATCCCTGCGAGCGCGTTCTCGAACGTCTGCTCGGTCGCCATGTCGAGCTCTCCGCGCAGGGTCAACACGGTCTCACCCGGGACGGCCCTCACCTCGACGGTGAAGTGCGCGAACGTGGTCCGGACCGCGCTCAGACCCAGGCGGAACACCGTTCCCGTGCCCTGCTCAGCTCCCGACATGCCCATGACTTCCCTTCCCGGGCCGCTCGAACGAGCGACTCCTCGTGCGCACCTTCGCACCCCCCCGTCACCCGAGCGTCACCGTCCCGGGGGGCGGGTATCGTGAGCCTGGGAGGTGTGCGGCCACAGGACGGGCCGAGGACCACGATGGATACGAGGCCCGGGGCGAGGGGGGGGTCTGACCCGTCCCCGGTGCGTCTGGGTCTGCTCGGCGGGTTCCGGTTGAGCATCGAGTCAGAGGTCTTCCCCCTGCCGACGAACTGTCAGCGCCTGGTCTGCTTCCTCGCCCTGCAGGCGCGTCCCCTGCTCCGGAGCTACGTGAGCGGGTCCCTGTGGTCGGAGGCGAACGAGCAGCGCGCGGGCAGCAGCCTCCGCTCGGCCCTCACCCGCCTCCGTCATCCCAGGTACTCCCTCGTCGAGGTGACGAGCGATCACATCGAGCTCTCTCCGCTGGTCACGGTCGATCTCCGGGAGGGAGAGGCTCTCGCCCGGCGTGTGCTCGACCCATCTCAGGAGCTCGACGACCCGGCGGAGCTGGACGACGAGGTGCTGAGCGCCGATCTCCTCCCGGACTGGACCGAGGACTGGGTCCTGGTCGAGCGGGAGGCCTACCACCAGCTCCGCCTGCGGGCTCTCGAGGCCCTGTGCCGCCGGCTCACTGCTGCCCGGAGCTTCGGGCAGGCCGTCCAGGCTGGGATGGCGGCCGTGGCGGGGGAGCCGCTGCGTGAGAGCGCCTGGCGGGCGCTGATCGAGGCTCACATCGCGGCGGGCAACGTGGCGGCCGCGCTGCGGGAGTTCGACGCGTTCCGCGCCCTCCTCTACGACGAGCTGGGACGCGAGCCGTCGAGCGAGATCCGCGCGCTGGTCGAAGGCCTGAAGCTGAACTGATCCGGGAGCGGTGACGGTGCGGTGACGCGCGCCTGCGACGCTCCATCCATGAAGACCCAGTCAGCCGATCGCACCGGTTTGCTCATCGTACGTCTGTGGATCGAGGGCAACGCCGAGGATGGGTTCCGGGCCCGCGTGACGCAGACCCTGGACATAGCCGAGACACAAGAGGCGGTGGAGATGGCGGGCACACCGCAGGCTCTGAGCGCGGTCGTGCAGAGCTGGATCGACCGGTTCGTGGAGTCGAACTAGGGACAGCGGTTCACGGTCCGGGCGCGTCCGCTGCCCGCTCGCGCGGGCCAACGCGGATGGCCCGGTTTATCGCGTCCAGGAACGCCCGCGCGGAAGCCTCGACCACGTCCGTGGAAACGCCCCGGCCCGTCCACCGGTCTCCCTCCACCTCAACCTGGACGGAGACGTCCCCCAGCGCGTCCGTCCCGGCCGTCACGGCCCCGACGTTGAACGAGACCAGCCGTGCCTCTGCCCCCGTGGCCCTCCGGACCGCGCCGCACGCCGCGTCGATCATCCCGTCTCCCGCCGCGGTCTCGGAGACAGTCTGTCCATCGGCGCTCCGTAGGGTGACGGTCGCCTTGGCGGAGATCTGGGAGCCGCCCACGACCTCGAGGCTGTCGAACTCCCAGTGGTCGTCCGCCGTCCGCATCTCGTCGGCCACGATGGCCTCGATATCGGTGTCGGTGATCTGGATCTTGCGGTCCGCCAGCTCCTTGAAACGCTCGAAGGCCCGCTTCAGCTCCTCCGGCGCGAGCTGGTAGCCCATCGCCTCGAGCTGGGCGGTGAAGGCGTGTCGTCCGGAGTGCTTGCCCAGGACGATCCGGCCCCCCTCGAGGCCGATCTCGGCGGCGTCCATGATCTCGTACGTCATGCGGTCCTGGAGCACGCCGTGCTGATGGATGCCCGACTCGTGCGCGAAGGCGTTGGCGCCCACGATCGCCTTGTTCGGCTGGATCGGGTACCCGGTGAGCAGGGAGACCATCCGGGAGGTCCGGGCGATCTCGCGCGTGTTCACCTCGACATCGACCCACATCAGCTCGCGGCGTGTGCGGATGGCCATCACGACCTCCTCGAGCGAGCAGTTCCCGGCTCGTTCGCCGATCCCGTTCACCGCGACCTCGATCTGTCGCGCCCCGGCCCGGACGGCGGCCAGCGAGTTCGCGACGGCGAGCCCCAGGTCGTTGTGGCAGTGAACGGACAGCACGACCTCTGTGAGCGCGGGGACCCTCTCGTACAGGTAGCCGATCAGCTCCTCGAACTCGTGCGGGAGGGTGTACCCCACCGTGTCGGGGATGTTGATCGTCGTCGCGCCGGCCTCGATCGTGGCCTGGACGACCTCGCAGAGGAAGTCGGCGTCGGTGCGCGTGGCGTCCTGGGGCGAGAACTCGACGTTGGGCGTGTAGCGCTTCGCCCTCCTCACCCCCTCCACCGCCTGGGCGACGATCTGCTCCTCGGAGGCCTGGAGCATGTACTTGCGGTGGATGTCCGAGGTCGAGAGGAAGACGTGGATCCGGGGATCGCGCGCGTCGTGTATGGCCTCCCAGGCCCGGTCGATGTCGATGTCCACCGTGCGGGCGAGGGCAGCGATCTGGGGGCCCTTCACGTTCTCGGCGATCAACTTCACGGCCTCGAAGTCGCCGTCCGAGGTGATGGGGAACCCGGCTTCGATGACGTCGACCTGCAGCCGGGCGAGCTGCTCGGCGATCTCCAGCTTCTCCTTCGCGTTCAGGGCGATCCCCGGCGACTGCTCTCCGTCGCGCAGAGTGGTGTCGAAGATGAAGATCCTGTCCATCAGCCCTCCTCCAGTACGACGAACCGTCCGGACCGGATGCCGGCCGCCTCCATCGCGGCCTCGAGCACCTCCGCGGGGATGGGCGAGTCGACGGCGAGCGCCATGACCGCGGGCTCCCCGGGGGAGGGAGGCTCCGCGACCACCATGTTCTTGATGTTGATGTCCGCGTCGGCGAGCGGCCCGGACGCCCGGTGCACCACCCCGGGCCGGTCGTCGTATCGGAAGAAGGCCATGTACCGCGTGAGGGCGATCTCGAGCGGGCGCCCGTCGATCTCGACCACCCGCTCCTCGTTCGCCCGTCCGACCAGCGTCCCCCCCACCACCACGGGCTCGCCGTCCCGCCGGGCGGTCACCCGGACGAGGTTCGTGTAATCGGTGCTCGCGGCCGACCGGGTCTCCGTGTAGTCGATGCCGCGGTCGGACGCCACCATCGGTGCGTTCACGTAGGTGACCGGTTCGTGGACGCCCGCCTGCAGGAACCCTCGCAGGGCGGACAGGGTGAGCACCCGGGTGTCCTCGCTCGCGACCGGACCGTGGTACGCCACCTCGAGCGCGCCCACCCCTTCACCGGCCAGGGCGGCCACCAGTCGCCCGAGCCGGGTCGCCAACCGCAGGAACGGGCGCAGGAGCTCGGGGAGCTCACCGCCGGCCTCCAGGTTGACGGCGTTGGGCACGAACTCGCCGCGCAGGGCGAGCAGCACCTGCTCGGCGGCGATCGTGCCCGCCTTGTCCTGTGCCTCCGCCGTCTGCCCGGCGATGTGCGGGGTCACGACGACCCGGTCGAGGCCGAAGAGCGGCGAGTCGGTGAGCGGCTCCGTCTCGAACACGTCGAGGGCGGCGCCCCCGACCTTGCCCGAGGAGATGGCGCGGGCGAGGGCGTCCTCGTCGACCACCCCGCCGCGCGAGACGTTGACGATCAACACGCCGTCCTTGCAGCGCGCGAGCTCCCGCTCCCCGATCATGTGGTGGGTCTCGGGCGTCTTGACCACGTGCAGCGAGATGACGTCGGCCTGCTCGAGCAGCTCGTCCATCTCCACCAGGTCGATGCCGAGCCGCTGGGCGCGCTGGGGAGCCAGGTACGGGTCGCGAGCGATGATCCGCATCCCGAAGGAGTGGCAGCGCTGAGCGACGAGGGTGCCGACGCGGCCGAGACCCACGATCCCGACCACCTTCCCGCTGAGCTCCACGCCCGCGAACCTCTTCTTCTCCCAGCGGCCGGATGTGAGTGCGGCGTGCGCCTGGGGGATCTGCCGGGCGAGCGCGAGCATCAGGGCCACCGTGTGCTCCGCCGTCGAGACGATGTTGCCCTGCGGGGTGTTCACGACGACGATGCCCCGCCGGGTGGCCGCGGTCACGTCGACGTTGTCGACACCGATCCCAGCGCGCCCGACCACCTTCAACCGGGCTCCCGCGTCGATCACCTCGGAGGTGACCTTCGTCGCCGAACGGATGATCAACCCGTCGTACCCACCGATGGCCTCCAGGAGCTCATCGGGGGTCAGGCCGGTGCGTACGTCCACCTCCAGCCCGCCGCCCTCGAGCGTCTCGATGCCCGACGGGGCGATCGACTCGGTGATCAGGACGCGAGGCTTCAACTCCCGTTCCCGCCGGTCTCCCGTCCCGGGCCCGACCCCGGGACGTGCTTGGCGTCGAGCCAGGACATCATCGACCGCAGCTGCTTCCCGACCTCCTCGATCCGCTGGTCGCGCGCTCGGTGGCGCATGGCCTGGAAGCCGGGCTGTCCGGCCTGGTTCTCGAGGATCCACTCCCGGGCGAACGCTCCGGACCGCACCTCGTCCAGGATCTCACGCATGCGGGCGCGGGTGTCCTGGTCGATGATCCGGGGGCCGCGGGTGTAGTCGCCGAACTCGGCCGTGTCCGAGACCGAGTACCGCATCCACGACAGACCGCCTTCGTACATGAGGTCCACGATCAGCTTCAGCTCGTGCAGGCACTCGAAGTACGCGATCTCCGGCTGGTAACCCGCGTCGACCAGCGTCTCGAAGCCGGCGCGGACGAGCTCGGAGGCGCCGCCGCAGAGGACGACCTGCTCGCCGAAAAGGTCGGTCTCCGTCTCCTCGGCGAAGGTGGTCTGCAGGACCCCGGCCCGGGTGGCCCCCAGCCCCTTCGCGTACGCGAGCGCCACCTGGAGGGCGTTGCCGGTCGCGTCCTGGTGGATGGCCACGAGCGACGGCGTACCGGCTCCCTCGGTGAAGGTGCGGCGGACGAGGTGACCGGGCGACTTGGGGGCGATCATCGCGACGTCGACGTCCGGTGGGGGCACGACCTGCCGGAAGTGGATGTTGAACCCGTGGGCGAAGAAGAGCGCGTTCCCCGCCTCGAGGTACGGCGCGATCGACTCCGCGTAAACCTGCTTCTGAACCGTGTCCGGGAGCAGGACCATCACCAGGTCCGCCTCCTTGCACGCCTCCTCGGTGCGCAGGACGGTCAGCCCGTCGCTCTCCGCCTGACCCCAGGACCTCGAGCCCTCGTACAGACCGACCCGCACGTCCATCCCCGAGTCCGACAGGTTCAGCGCGTGCGCGTGTCCCTGGGAGCCGTACCCGATGATCGCGATGCGCCTGCCTTGGAGGTTCTTCGTGTCCGCGTCACCGTCGTAGAAGATCGTCGCCATCTGTGCCTCCTAGGCCGTGTCCCGGGCCGTCCGGTGGTGCTCGTACGCGTCGTGGATCGTGTGGCGGCCCCGGTCGAGCGCGATGAGCCCGGTCTTAACCGTCTCGAGGATGCCGTGCGGCCTGAGCATGTCTATCAGGGCCTGGAGCTTGTCCGGCGTGCCGGTCGCCTCGAGCGTCAGGGCGGACGGGTCGACGTCGACGATCTTGGACCGGAAGATGTCCGCGATCTCGATGATCTGGGACCGGGTGCCGGGCTCCGCGGCGACCTTGATCAGCATGAGCTCCCGCTGCACCCCCGCTTCGGCGTGGATCTCCTCGATGTGCAGCACGTTCACGAGCTTGTCGAGCTGACCGACGATGTGCTCGAGCGGCTTCGCCTCCACCTTCACGACGATGGTCATCCTGGAGATGGAGGGGTCCTCGGTCGGGCCCACCGCGAGCGACTCGATGTTGAACCCGCGGCGGGCGAACATCCCGGCTATACGGGCCAGCACGCCCGGCCTGTTCTCGACGAGCACCGACAGGGTGTGGACCCCCTTGCGTCCCTTGTAGGCGCGCTTCTCATAGAGGACGTCCTTCATCTCATGCCTCCTCGTCGAAGAGCGGGCCCATGATGATGTCGTCGTTGGACTGGCCCGCCGGGACCATCGGGAACACCTTCTCGCCGGGGTCGCACCGGAAGTCGATCACCACCGTGCGGTCGTCGATCGACTGCGCCTTCTCGATGATCGGGTCGACCTCGCTCGGGTCGTCGCACCTGAACCCGATCGCGCCGTACGCCTCGGCCAGCTTCACGTAGTCGGGGACGTCCTGGGTCAGATGGATCTGCGAGAAGCGCCCGTCGTAGAAGAGCTCCTGCCACTGTCGGACCATCCCCAGGTAGGCGTTGTTCATGATCGCGATCTTGACGGGGATCCGTTCCGTGGTCATCGTCGCGAGCTCCTGGCAGGTCATCTGGAAGCACCCGTCCCCGTCGATCACCCAGACGTCGGAGTCGGGACGCGCCACCTTGGCTCCCATGCCGGCCGGGACCGCGTACCCCATCGCGCCCACGCCCCCCGAGTTGATCCAGGTGTTCGGACGCTTGAACCGGATGTACTGCGAAGCCCACATCTGGTGCTGCCCCACCCCGGAGGAGTAGATAGCGTCGCCGTTCGTCAGCTTCCCGATCCGCTCGATCACGTACTCGGGGACGAGCTGGCCGTTCGCGGAGGTGTCCGGGTAGCGCAGTGGGAAGCGCTCCTGCCAGTCGCGAAGCTTCGCCCGCCAGCCGCTGAGGTCGGGGGCGCCGCGCTCGGCGTACAGCCGGCGCAGCTCGGCGGTGAGCTGCGGGATGACGTGCTTCACGTGGCCGGCGATCCCGACGTCCGCCTGCCGGTTCTTGCCGATCTCGGACGGGTCGATGTCGACGTGGATCACCTTCGCGTTCGGCGCGAAGGAGCTGAGCGCGCCGGTCACCCGGTCATCGAAGCGGACCCCGAGCGCGATCAGCAGGTCCGTCTCCTGCATGGACCGCACGGCGGTGTAGTTGCCGTGCATCCCGGGC
This genomic window from Actinomycetota bacterium contains:
- a CDS encoding 2-isopropylmalate synthase, whose amino-acid sequence is MDRIFIFDTTLRDGEQSPGIALNAKEKLEIAEQLARLQVDVIEAGFPITSDGDFEAVKLIAENVKGPQIAALARTVDIDIDRAWEAIHDARDPRIHVFLSTSDIHRKYMLQASEEQIVAQAVEGVRRAKRYTPNVEFSPQDATRTDADFLCEVVQATIEAGATTINIPDTVGYTLPHEFEELIGYLYERVPALTEVVLSVHCHNDLGLAVANSLAAVRAGARQIEVAVNGIGERAGNCSLEEVVMAIRTRRELMWVDVEVNTREIARTSRMVSLLTGYPIQPNKAIVGANAFAHESGIHQHGVLQDRMTYEIMDAAEIGLEGGRIVLGKHSGRHAFTAQLEAMGYQLAPEELKRAFERFKELADRKIQITDTDIEAIVADEMRTADDHWEFDSLEVVGGSQISAKATVTLRSADGQTVSETAAGDGMIDAACGAVRRATGAEARLVSFNVGAVTAGTDALGDVSVQVEVEGDRWTGRGVSTDVVEASARAFLDAINRAIRVGPRERAADAPGP
- a CDS encoding STAS domain-containing protein; its protein translation is MLDLSGLTFIDCSNIGLIHRAGTAAARRGARLEVRGASPHLRRVFDLAGFVSSNGSGLVPAS
- the ilvN gene encoding acetolactate synthase small subunit; protein product: MKDVLYEKRAYKGRKGVHTLSVLVENRPGVLARIAGMFARRGFNIESLAVGPTEDPSISRMTIVVKVEAKPLEHIVGQLDKLVNVLHIEEIHAEAGVQRELMLIKVAAEPGTRSQIIEIADIFRSKIVDVDPSALTLEATGTPDKLQALIDMLRPHGILETVKTGLIALDRGRHTIHDAYEHHRTARDTA
- the serA gene encoding phosphoglycerate dehydrogenase, coding for MKPRVLITESIAPSGIETLEGGGLEVDVRTGLTPDELLEAIGGYDGLIIRSATKVTSEVIDAGARLKVVGRAGIGVDNVDVTAATRRGIVVVNTPQGNIVSTAEHTVALMLALARQIPQAHAALTSGRWEKKRFAGVELSGKVVGIVGLGRVGTLVAQRCHSFGMRIIARDPYLAPQRAQRLGIDLVEMDELLEQADVISLHVVKTPETHHMIGERELARCKDGVLIVNVSRGGVVDEDALARAISSGKVGGAALDVFETEPLTDSPLFGLDRVVVTPHIAGQTAEAQDKAGTIAAEQVLLALRGEFVPNAVNLEAGGELPELLRPFLRLATRLGRLVAALAGEGVGALEVAYHGPVASEDTRVLTLSALRGFLQAGVHEPVTYVNAPMVASDRGIDYTETRSAASTDYTNLVRVTARRDGEPVVVGGTLVGRANEERVVEIDGRPLEIALTRYMAFFRYDDRPGVVHRASGPLADADINIKNMVVAEPPSPGEPAVMALAVDSPIPAEVLEAAMEAAGIRSGRFVVLEEG
- a CDS encoding BTAD domain-containing putative transcriptional regulator, coding for MSIESEVFPLPTNCQRLVCFLALQARPLLRSYVSGSLWSEANEQRAGSSLRSALTRLRHPRYSLVEVTSDHIELSPLVTVDLREGEALARRVLDPSQELDDPAELDDEVLSADLLPDWTEDWVLVEREAYHQLRLRALEALCRRLTAARSFGQAVQAGMAAVAGEPLRESAWRALIEAHIAAGNVAAALREFDAFRALLYDELGREPSSEIRALVEGLKLN
- a CDS encoding acetolactate synthase large subunit, with the translated sequence MEFKAGDQVTGAQALIRSLELEGVRHVFGIPGGTILPAYDPLLDSSIRHILCRHEQGAAHAADGYAQVTGVPGVCFATSGPGATNLVTGLASAWMDSVPIVAITGQVSRGVLGGDAFQEADVTGITMPITKHSWLVKDPKDIPQVIKEAFHIAATGRPGPVLVDIPKDVLQEEFGWWYPDAIDLPGYRPPTTGDPELVRRAAEAIAQAREPILYTGGGIVRGFAAEKLRELAELTRIPAVTTLMGRGALPDDHELCLGMPGMHGNYTAVRSMQETDLLIALGVRFDDRVTGALSSFAPNAKVIHVDIDPSEIGKNRQADVGIAGHVKHVIPQLTAELRRLYAERGAPDLSGWRAKLRDWQERFPLRYPDTSANGQLVPEYVIERIGKLTNGDAIYSSGVGQHQMWASQYIRFKRPNTWINSGGVGAMGYAVPAGMGAKVARPDSDVWVIDGDGCFQMTCQELATMTTERIPVKIAIMNNAYLGMVRQWQELFYDGRFSQIHLTQDVPDYVKLAEAYGAIGFRCDDPSEVDPIIEKAQSIDDRTVVIDFRCDPGEKVFPMVPAGQSNDDIIMGPLFDEEA
- the ilvC gene encoding ketol-acid reductoisomerase; the protein is MATIFYDGDADTKNLQGRRIAIIGYGSQGHAHALNLSDSGMDVRVGLYEGSRSWGQAESDGLTVLRTEEACKEADLVMVLLPDTVQKQVYAESIAPYLEAGNALFFAHGFNIHFRQVVPPPDVDVAMIAPKSPGHLVRRTFTEGAGTPSLVAIHQDATGNALQVALAYAKGLGATRAGVLQTTFAEETETDLFGEQVVLCGGASELVRAGFETLVDAGYQPEIAYFECLHELKLIVDLMYEGGLSWMRYSVSDTAEFGDYTRGPRIIDQDTRARMREILDEVRSGAFAREWILENQAGQPGFQAMRHRARDQRIEEVGKQLRSMMSWLDAKHVPGSGPGRETGGNGS